Part of the Canis lupus baileyi chromosome 22, mCanLup2.hap1, whole genome shotgun sequence genome, tatataaaaatatttccttaaagagtttatttgacagagaaagagcaagaggacaagcagggggaacagagagggagaggaaggagaaggcttcccactgagcaggaagccagatgtagggctcaatcccaggaccctgggatcatgacctgagccaaaggtatatgactcagttggttaactgagccatcaggcacccctaaaagtatttttaaataaatttaatttgacTACGGACACAAAAAGGGGCAACATAAATGTAAccaagaaaaaatatccaaaaatacgGCAGCTTTAAACAAGAACTAAAGAAAACTTCTAAGGACTGAATATATAAacatggaagtaaaaaaaaaatacaataaatgggTTAAACAACAATGTAGATAgaattgaaaatggaaatactggACTAGATAAATCATCCATAAAACTAAGGAtggtaaaaacataaaatagaaaagagagacaaagaaacatTATCAGAAAGAGAGCAATTTTACACGACCTTTGGTGATAGAATCGAGAGAATAGGgaagtagcattattcacagaaataactttttttattttttatttttttaataaattaattttttattggtgttcaatttaccaacatacagaataacacccagtgctcatcccgtcaagtgtccccctcagtgcccgtcacccactcacccccaccccccgccctcctccccttccaccacccctagttcgtttcccagagttatgagtctttaTATTCTCACAGAAATAATTAATGCGAATTCTCCAGATATGATGATAGAgaaaatcattcattctttcattcattcaacaaatgtatatTAAGTACCAGCTATGTACTAGGCACTCTTCCAAACTCTGAGACTACAGCTAAGGATAAAACAGGTAAAAGTCACTGCCTTCATGGAGTACAATAATTCACACAGGAAATAATGCTGCCTTACATTAAAGTAGTCATAAGAGGAGTGGTATGAAGCAACATGTAGttggaaatattttgaacatagagaaaactggatttctttttttttttttttaagattttatttattcaagggagagagagagggcacctgagcagaggaagggcagagaaagagagagaatcttaagtaggctccatgaccagcgcagagcctgactcgggactgaatctcatgaccctgagatcatatcctaggccaaaaccaagagtcagatactcaatcaaactgagcaacccaggcaactgagcaacccaggcacccagagAAAATTGGACTTTCTTAAAGCGAAAGGTGGGACAAAGTCAAGGATAACACAAAGGAAAACTTGAGGGTTTGGGGCCTCAGTATAAAAGGGATAGAATTGTTATCTTCTAAGATTTGGAAAGACCTTGAGGGGAacagatatagaaaaaataagatcTATTCAATTTTGAACATGTGTTGTGTGAAGTGCCTGTTACATAACCAAGTGGAGATATTGAAGAGGATGTGAAATAGAGGAGTCTGGATTGCATGGGAGTGGAACAGGATGGAGATAATACCCGTGTTTTGGAAGAACATCTAAAGGGTGTTTTGAAATCACCAAGAATTATGAGAGCATCAATATGGGAGGAGTGACAAAAAGCCaagagtaaaaaatatttaaggagagAAGGAGACGAGCCCTGGAGCTGGGAGAGTAGAGAACTACACTAAGAGAGATTAGAGGCTGGTTACACTCTGATGACATGAAACTCAGGAAGGATGGATAAATGGTTTGGAAGCATCAATGAGGAGCAAGGAGAACATACACCACACCTCTAGCCATGTGTACGAAGAGTGTGAGAGAAAACACAGGCTCCACTCCAAAAGCCTCCAGGGAAATCATACTATTTAGAAGAAGGAGGTTTCAATTATAGCAGAAAGGTAAAGAGACTATCAGAGAAGTTCTAGATTTTTGGCTGTGGTTAATTATGAGCTCCAgaaggcaaaatttaaaaatgaaggagatgTAGAGGGCTAGGAGGCAGTGAGAAAATACCATATACTGAGTGTCTGAAGATTGTAATCTGGGATACGAGGGATGAACGGATTCTTACCATGAGCAAAAGTAAAAGGCATAATGGGATTAGTCTTCATGCTCCGATGGCAGATGGCAATAGCAAGACTTTCAGCActgaagacaggaaaaaagaagcaTTTCCAAGAATATACATAGTTCTGGATATAATTCAGTAGCCTTATTCAGGAAGCACAATAACTTTCAAGATACACATAACAGCAGCAGAGTATTATTACTAGACAACAATTTTTTGACCTGGGATTTTTCACTTAATgaaactatctttcaaaaataagcaTAAACAAAGATTTTGTAGACCAATAACCCTTATTAAGAAGATATAGCAATTTAATTAGTACTGTATTAATTGTTATGTACTAAATGTATCAAATGTAAAGTATTGATTAAAAGCCTTAATGGTGTGAAATTGCCTCAGGTTAGACAATTaaatcaatgcaacagaatagaaaaatcaaaCCACAAGAACAGGTAGGATGGCTCATTTAGTTGAAGGCCCCAAAAGACTAAGagctctttttcttcatttccttaaaaaacCTGCTACTGCGCTACGCTGGACGTAATCTCCTCTGGCGAGGAGGCGGGGCTTCCGTTGGGACCGCCCCCTCCCGTCACCTGATTTCTATTCCTAACCCCGCGCGCTCAGGTCGGTGGGAGGGTCACAGAGCCTAAAGCCTGGAGACCGCGGCTGCGCCACCAGCCCCCGGCCCGCGGGCCTCCCGGGAGGCGCCCCCCGAGTCCCGGGCATCGGGCCGCgtcgccccgcgccccccgccgcctcccctgGCGTCCAGACCCGGCACCGCGTGCGGGACCCAGGCCCCGGGAGCGCCGCCCGCAGCGCCGGCCCGGGGATGGGCAgccggccccgcagccccagcgCCCACCCCGAGCCCTGCTGGGGACCGCCGCGCGGAGGACCCGGCCCGGCCAAGCGCCGCCGCACCCCGGAGCCCGAGGGCCCGCAAGGCATGGAGGGGCCCCCGGCCGCCGGCGCGCTCGCCTCCGTGGTGGTCCTGGCCGCCGGCTCTGCCCTGCAGCTGCTCCTGGACGACGTCGACCTGGTGCTCGAGCCCGAGCCCACGTCGGTCCTGCAGGTGTCCCTCGGGGGCCTCACCCTGCTGCTGGTCCCCGAGGCCCTCCTGCGCGCGGGGGGCCAGGGCCACCCGCCTGCCGGCCCGGAGCAGGGCGCCGTCCCGAGCGCGCCCGGGCACCAAGCCGCCGGCCCGCACGAGGCCCTCTGCGCGTCTGTCCCGGACGTGGCCGCCCAGGAGGAGGCCTGTGCGGAGGACGCCGACCCCGAGCTCCCGCCGCCGCGGGCGGGCCCCACGGCCGGCTGGGCGCCTGAGCTGCGGGCCTGCGCTGGGGGGGTGGCCgggccgcgcccgcgcccgcgggCCCCCGGCCCTGGTCCAAAGAGGCTCTCTCCTCTCCGCTACTTCGACCTGGACCCCCACCTCCTGGAGCCCTTCCCCGGCTCGCCACTCCAGCCTCTGCCGCCCTCTCCGAGTCCGGGTCCCCACGTGCGCCCCCAGCGCCCTCCAGGACCCTCCCCCAAGGCCCGGAGACGCCTGTTCCAGGAATGAACGGCTCCCGCAGCCTCTCAGCAG contains:
- the LOC140614443 gene encoding proline-rich protein 23A-like encodes the protein MGSRPRSPSAHPEPCWGPPRGGPGPAKRRRTPEPEGPQGMEGPPAAGALASVVVLAAGSALQLLLDDVDLVLEPEPTSVLQVSLGGLTLLLVPEALLRAGGQGHPPAGPEQGAVPSAPGHQAAGPHEALCASVPDVAAQEEACAEDADPELPPPRAGPTAGWAPELRACAGGVAGPRPRPRAPGPGPKRLSPLRYFDLDPHLLEPFPGSPLQPLPPSPSPGPHVRPQRPPGPSPKARRRLFQE